A genomic segment from Polyangiaceae bacterium encodes:
- a CDS encoding serine/threonine protein kinase, with protein MIDLHPSVRELPGRIHEYQLVERIGQGAMGSIFLARDTLLERDVALKLLTPGELVGDARALFLREARALARVSDPHVVMVHRVGEFEGQAYLVTELIHGRSLEELAKPIPWSKALAFGIGIARGLAAAHRKNVLHRDVKPSNVMVSLDGDVKVVDFGLAKVGTDTELALHSVELLDGTRARWSRVSKSGEVVGTPLYMAPEVLNGSVASESSDIYGVGPCFMRLVTGLAPRDLVPDDAPLPNWIDFVPPPLHEHGERRSSHVFQIVQRCLARLPAERFGSAEALAEALEAVQDDQQSDEISEGNPYRGLEPFEMEHRGIFLDVMWKFGRSSSDCAKKISSSSPATPA; from the coding sequence ATGATCGACTTGCACCCATCCGTCCGAGAATTGCCGGGCCGTATTCATGAATATCAGTTGGTCGAGCGCATTGGTCAAGGCGCCATGGGAAGCATTTTTCTCGCTCGCGACACTCTGCTCGAACGAGACGTGGCCCTCAAGCTTCTCACGCCCGGAGAGCTCGTCGGGGACGCGCGAGCACTCTTTTTGCGCGAAGCACGGGCGTTGGCGCGCGTATCCGATCCCCACGTCGTCATGGTTCATCGCGTCGGGGAATTCGAGGGGCAAGCGTATTTGGTCACCGAATTGATTCACGGTCGGTCGCTCGAGGAGTTGGCGAAGCCCATTCCGTGGTCGAAGGCATTGGCATTTGGGATTGGCATTGCTCGAGGTTTGGCAGCGGCGCATCGGAAAAACGTTTTGCATCGCGACGTCAAGCCTTCCAACGTGATGGTGAGTCTCGACGGCGACGTCAAAGTCGTCGATTTCGGTTTGGCCAAAGTCGGAACCGACACGGAATTGGCTCTGCATTCTGTCGAGTTGCTCGACGGAACGCGGGCGCGCTGGTCACGCGTATCGAAATCGGGTGAAGTCGTCGGCACGCCACTCTACATGGCACCGGAAGTATTGAATGGTTCGGTGGCTTCGGAGTCGAGCGACATCTATGGTGTGGGGCCGTGCTTCATGAGGCTCGTGACGGGTCTCGCGCCGCGTGATCTGGTGCCCGACGACGCACCTTTGCCGAATTGGATCGATTTCGTACCTCCACCACTGCACGAACATGGGGAACGTCGATCGAGCCACGTTTTTCAGATCGTGCAGCGTTGTTTGGCGCGCTTGCCCGCGGAGAGGTTTGGTTCGGCCGAAGCACTGGCCGAGGCGCTCGAAGCCGTGCAAGACGATCAGCAATCCGATGAAATATCCGAGGGTAATCCATATCGGGGCCTCGAGCCTTTCGAGATGGAGCATCGCGGCATATTTTTGGACGTGATGTGGAAATTCGGGCGGTCGAGCAGCGATTGCGCAAAGAAAATCTCGTCGTCGTCGCCGGCGACTCCGGCGTAG
- a CDS encoding SUMF1/EgtB/PvdO family nonheme iron enzyme: protein MRKENLVVVAGDSGVGKSSLCKAGVLPRISHFAEETGRKLRIFTFVPSHKPMRAFQEAIGSLFPAGNIDVPALLEADRAALYRELTRGLSPDEDVLLFVDQLEELCTMSDREEAALVVEALQRACAGPHVRVLATLRGDFITQIAALGGLGTVLAQCLFLLRPMTEDGIRAAIVKPALRKGVAFESEELVDNLVKASAEMPGGLPLLEFALAEVWHARDSGTNTLTKKALRSIGSISGALARHADSVLNALGPEETAAARRVLLSLTHMKRTRARRTWDELGGHDPAVRAAIDALLRGRLIVARQLGDEGVYEVAHEALLWEWQTLREWLDQTREQGETAREIEEAAELWNRRGRLEDETWAGDALARATHAVTKWDLDLPAVSQEFLAAGVARQEKRQRRRRRILAGTITALVIIAIASIMAAFAFAEKEREATLRNEQIRLAAADMGMFDLIIETFEWDAKTQTPRWVAVPETLDWRLYGVSPDDSSMPGNPYDDDTECVRGAERRVEEKSVRERVEARSGPAYLEVLGRGEGCVSSWIRLQGLPGYTERLAGIVREMRVVVPTCQATKEDMIAIPAGEFYSSVALPPEGDEWRDELAFLPPFEMDRTEVTRAAYGVYSRMRHITGDRPARVTFMSLDRSGGERMPIVGINAVMAANYCRFMGKELPSTKHWAKAMRGGLQLASGPNFLPARNTPWVQASSPYPRNIDQDGDGFPYLAPVDSFPEDASPYGVMGMGGNASEWTSDIVELPQMAGLRYVFGANWNSPPEHAEWSNMREERTVEFTTGIRCIRPDPEAGAAPGPTR, encoded by the coding sequence TTGCGCAAAGAAAATCTCGTCGTCGTCGCCGGCGACTCCGGCGTAGGAAAGTCTTCGTTGTGCAAGGCCGGCGTTTTGCCGCGAATTTCCCATTTTGCAGAAGAAACTGGCCGCAAGCTGCGAATTTTCACCTTCGTGCCGAGCCACAAACCCATGCGCGCCTTCCAGGAAGCCATTGGCTCCCTATTTCCCGCGGGGAACATCGACGTCCCCGCTCTGCTCGAAGCGGATCGAGCCGCTCTTTATCGCGAATTGACGCGTGGTTTGTCCCCGGATGAAGACGTCTTGCTCTTCGTCGATCAACTCGAAGAACTGTGTACGATGAGCGATCGCGAAGAAGCGGCCTTGGTCGTGGAGGCATTGCAGCGTGCATGCGCGGGGCCTCATGTGCGCGTGCTCGCGACGTTGCGCGGTGATTTCATTACACAAATCGCTGCGCTCGGGGGCCTCGGGACGGTTTTGGCGCAATGTTTGTTTTTGTTGCGTCCCATGACGGAAGACGGCATTCGTGCGGCCATCGTCAAACCGGCATTGCGCAAAGGCGTCGCGTTCGAATCCGAAGAATTGGTTGACAACCTCGTAAAAGCATCCGCTGAAATGCCTGGAGGCTTACCGCTGCTCGAGTTTGCATTGGCGGAGGTCTGGCACGCGCGAGATTCGGGGACGAATACGTTGACGAAAAAGGCGTTGCGGTCCATTGGTTCGATCTCCGGGGCGCTGGCGCGGCATGCCGATTCTGTCTTGAATGCGCTCGGTCCAGAGGAAACAGCCGCGGCGCGCCGGGTCTTGCTCAGCCTCACGCACATGAAGCGCACACGCGCGCGGCGCACGTGGGATGAATTGGGTGGGCATGATCCAGCGGTGCGTGCGGCCATCGATGCATTGCTCCGCGGACGGCTCATCGTGGCACGGCAATTGGGCGATGAAGGCGTCTACGAAGTGGCGCACGAAGCGCTCTTGTGGGAATGGCAAACCTTGCGGGAATGGCTCGACCAAACGCGCGAGCAGGGAGAGACGGCGCGCGAGATTGAAGAGGCGGCGGAGCTGTGGAATCGTCGAGGTCGTTTGGAGGATGAAACGTGGGCAGGTGATGCTTTGGCGCGAGCGACTCATGCCGTGACGAAATGGGACTTGGACTTGCCCGCGGTATCGCAAGAATTTTTGGCTGCGGGCGTGGCGCGGCAGGAGAAGCGGCAGCGCCGAAGGCGGAGGATATTGGCGGGTACGATTACCGCGCTCGTCATCATTGCGATAGCATCGATCATGGCCGCGTTTGCGTTTGCCGAGAAGGAACGTGAGGCAACTCTGCGGAACGAGCAAATTCGATTGGCCGCTGCGGACATGGGCATGTTCGATTTGATCATCGAAACCTTTGAATGGGATGCGAAGACGCAAACGCCGCGGTGGGTTGCCGTGCCCGAGACACTCGATTGGCGTCTTTATGGAGTCTCACCGGACGATTCCAGCATGCCAGGCAATCCCTACGATGACGATACCGAGTGTGTTCGTGGGGCCGAGCGGCGCGTGGAAGAGAAGAGCGTGCGCGAACGCGTCGAAGCGCGCTCGGGGCCGGCGTACTTGGAAGTGCTGGGACGCGGGGAAGGGTGCGTTTCGAGCTGGATTCGATTGCAGGGGTTGCCGGGGTATACGGAGCGATTGGCGGGCATCGTACGGGAAATGCGTGTCGTCGTGCCGACGTGCCAAGCGACGAAGGAAGACATGATCGCGATTCCCGCGGGGGAGTTTTACTCGTCCGTCGCGCTGCCTCCAGAGGGTGACGAGTGGCGTGACGAATTGGCGTTCTTGCCTCCCTTTGAAATGGATCGCACGGAAGTCACACGAGCTGCTTATGGTGTTTATTCTCGAATGCGACATATCACGGGTGATCGTCCTGCCCGAGTCACTTTCATGAGTTTGGATCGATCGGGCGGGGAGCGAATGCCAATTGTTGGAATCAATGCGGTCATGGCTGCGAATTATTGCCGGTTCATGGGCAAGGAGTTGCCTTCGACGAAACATTGGGCGAAAGCGATGCGCGGAGGACTGCAGCTCGCTTCGGGCCCCAATTTTCTTCCGGCCCGAAATACACCCTGGGTACAGGCCTCTTCGCCATATCCGCGAAACATCGACCAAGATGGAGATGGCTTCCCCTATCTCGCGCCCGTGGACTCTTTTCCAGAGGACGCGAGTCCGTATGGTGTCATGGGCATGGGTGGCAATGCGAGCGAATGGACGAGCGATATCGTCGAATTGCCCCAGATGGCGGGCTTGCGTTACGTGTTTGGAGCAAATTGGAACTCGCCCCCCGAACATGCAGAATGGTCCAACATGCGTGAGGAGCGAACGGTGGAATTTACTACAGGTATTCGTTGTATCAGGCCTGACCCAGAAGCTGGCGCTGCGCCCGGCCCCACGCGATGA
- a CDS encoding DUF4347 domain-containing protein: MTIHILVVGHRPRGHKMPNDSEIDAIAALVAQHAPSKSQVFFVRSCESPDKLVRIVREIAAKHGLIDTLDLYDHGAGGFLQMGDALLFGRDDATDLAIAEQLRPLLTKGARLRLLGCDTATGAAGRKLLTKLHAAFGGDVTVLGTIASITLSQFDELGFRRKHFEELYLYSSWEAIRDEQANRRPPTFDERDDALIAWGRAQRQLLGQA, from the coding sequence ATGACGATTCACATTTTGGTCGTGGGACATCGCCCACGGGGCCATAAGATGCCCAACGACAGCGAAATCGATGCAATCGCGGCACTGGTTGCCCAGCACGCGCCATCCAAATCGCAAGTATTTTTCGTCAGATCGTGCGAGTCGCCGGACAAGCTGGTGCGGATCGTGCGCGAAATCGCCGCAAAACATGGGTTGATCGATACGCTCGATTTGTACGATCACGGCGCCGGAGGATTCCTGCAAATGGGCGATGCCCTTCTCTTCGGTCGTGACGACGCGACGGACCTTGCCATTGCGGAACAGCTCCGACCACTTCTCACCAAGGGCGCGCGATTGCGGCTCTTGGGTTGTGACACGGCGACTGGAGCTGCCGGACGCAAACTGCTGACGAAATTGCATGCAGCCTTCGGGGGTGACGTCACGGTGCTCGGCACGATTGCTTCGATTACCTTGAGCCAATTCGACGAATTGGGCTTTCGACGAAAGCATTTCGAAGAGCTGTATCTGTATTCGTCGTGGGAAGCGATCCGCGACGAACAAGCCAATCGGCGACCACCGACGTTCGACGAGCGCGATGATGCGCTCATCGCGTGGGGCCGGGCGCAGCGCCAGCTTCTGGGTCAGGCCTGA
- a CDS encoding sigma-54-dependent Fis family transcriptional regulator: MGLSYHAPVTTDLESELLQARKERDFYRKLIELGFVDTVEPFLQEALALVAEIAGATRGYIALGNESETGGKARWWTARGFSEEDVEREVRKSLSEGVIAAALASGQTVVTQSALADPRLNKRKSVKRNRIEAVLCAPIGTSPPIGVVYLQDRAAGGAFSEDDRLRIELFARLLLPLADRLLSQVMHREETDPTRSSRAVLDVGRLVGRSEALARVLKDIRLVAPREVSVLLTGPTGTGKTEFARVIHENSPRRDKPFVALNCANLTETLADSELFGHEKGAFTGADRKSPGRVSAANGGTLFLDEVGELPLTVQAKLLKFIESREYYAVGSAHPARADVRIISATNVDLPATAAERRFRDDLYYRLRGYAIRVPSLAERREDIRELMVHFCRRACEREKLSTMAFSPGAVLAAEAAEWPGNVRQLCNVVEEAVLRVAAESMLMIERHHLFPEEPSPRSIEKPTLQRAMREYQAHFVQDVLDEVGWNVTEAAERLDITRSHVYNLINAHGLKRKG; encoded by the coding sequence ATGGGGTTGTCGTACCATGCACCTGTGACGACTGACCTCGAATCAGAGCTTCTACAGGCACGCAAAGAGCGCGATTTTTACCGGAAGCTCATTGAGTTGGGGTTCGTAGACACAGTCGAACCGTTTCTGCAAGAGGCTCTCGCGCTCGTTGCCGAAATTGCGGGTGCGACGCGCGGCTACATTGCGCTTGGAAATGAAAGTGAAACGGGGGGCAAGGCGCGGTGGTGGACGGCGCGAGGTTTTTCGGAGGAAGACGTCGAGCGAGAGGTCCGTAAATCGTTGTCGGAGGGCGTCATTGCGGCGGCGCTCGCTTCGGGACAAACCGTCGTGACGCAGTCGGCGCTTGCCGATCCGCGGCTGAACAAGCGCAAGAGCGTGAAGCGTAATCGTATCGAGGCGGTGCTTTGTGCGCCGATTGGGACATCGCCACCGATTGGTGTGGTGTATTTGCAGGATCGGGCGGCAGGTGGTGCATTTTCGGAGGACGATCGCTTGCGTATCGAGCTCTTTGCGCGCCTTCTGCTGCCACTCGCGGATCGTCTCTTGTCGCAAGTGATGCATCGCGAGGAGACGGATCCGACGCGGTCGTCACGTGCAGTGCTCGACGTCGGTCGCCTGGTCGGTCGAAGCGAAGCGCTCGCTCGCGTACTGAAAGACATTCGCTTGGTGGCGCCGCGGGAGGTGTCGGTGCTTTTGACGGGGCCGACGGGTACGGGAAAGACCGAATTTGCGCGGGTGATTCACGAGAACAGCCCGCGGCGTGACAAACCTTTCGTAGCGCTCAATTGTGCGAATTTGACGGAGACTTTGGCCGACAGCGAATTGTTTGGGCACGAGAAAGGGGCGTTCACGGGAGCGGATCGAAAATCGCCCGGGCGCGTTTCCGCGGCGAATGGTGGAACGCTTTTTCTCGATGAGGTGGGGGAATTGCCGCTCACGGTACAGGCCAAGTTGCTGAAGTTCATCGAGTCACGGGAGTATTACGCCGTGGGTTCGGCGCATCCGGCTCGTGCGGATGTGCGAATCATATCGGCGACGAATGTGGATTTGCCTGCGACGGCGGCCGAACGTCGTTTCCGCGATGATCTTTATTATCGGCTGCGCGGGTATGCCATCCGGGTGCCGTCATTGGCGGAGCGACGGGAAGACATTCGTGAATTGATGGTCCACTTTTGTCGACGCGCTTGTGAGCGCGAGAAGCTATCGACGATGGCATTTTCTCCTGGTGCGGTTCTCGCGGCGGAAGCGGCGGAGTGGCCGGGGAACGTGCGGCAATTGTGCAATGTCGTGGAAGAGGCTGTTTTGCGCGTAGCGGCCGAAAGTATGCTGATGATCGAGCGGCATCATTTGTTTCCGGAGGAGCCGAGCCCTCGGTCTATCGAGAAGCCAACCTTGCAACGAGCCATGCGGGAATACCAGGCACACTTCGTGCAAGACGTATTGGACGAGGTCGGCTGGAACGTCACGGAAGCAGCCGAACGACTCGATATCACGAGGTCGCACGTCTACAACCTCATCAATGCGCATGGATTGAAGAGGAAGGGATGA
- a CDS encoding site-specific DNA-methyltransferase — MHPRVMSEEAFGSERLRSAAYYHDETALVLHMDVRDGLALLARAGVQVNCIVTSPPFYGQRDYEVEGQIGLEGHPSEFIRALADVFDLARSVLADNGSLWVNIGDTYWSGKGEHRSGEAKQSARRFGIRPQDKKGDGKWCVPKQLLLIPHRFAIELQSRNWLVRNDNVWVKPNPIPDQVRDRCSMSHEYVFHFVKERWYYFDKNAVGRVSESGSVLPPLDTWEIPAVRGQGTRHKARFSEELVRVPILTTTPPRGVVLDPFAGSGTSLVFARKHGFRAIGIDAKQEYCDVMVNHLKKVIAEEVEDDD; from the coding sequence ATGCACCCAAGGGTGATGTCAGAGGAAGCCTTTGGTTCTGAACGTCTAAGAAGCGCTGCCTACTACCACGATGAGACGGCTCTCGTACTCCACATGGATGTGAGAGACGGGCTGGCATTACTTGCTAGAGCCGGTGTGCAAGTGAATTGTATTGTTACCTCACCGCCATTTTATGGTCAGCGAGACTATGAGGTGGAAGGTCAGATTGGGTTAGAAGGGCATCCCTCAGAGTTCATCAGGGCTCTTGCCGATGTATTTGACTTGGCGCGAAGCGTGCTAGCGGACAACGGCAGCCTCTGGGTGAACATAGGTGACACATATTGGAGCGGGAAGGGCGAGCACCGTAGCGGCGAGGCGAAACAGTCAGCGCGCAGATTTGGCATCAGACCTCAGGACAAGAAAGGTGACGGCAAGTGGTGTGTCCCAAAGCAATTGCTCCTAATCCCCCACCGGTTTGCCATCGAGCTGCAAAGCCGCAACTGGCTGGTCAGAAACGACAACGTATGGGTCAAGCCCAACCCTATCCCAGATCAGGTGCGTGACCGATGCTCTATGTCGCACGAATATGTTTTCCATTTTGTGAAAGAGCGCTGGTATTATTTCGACAAGAATGCAGTGGGTCGGGTCTCCGAAAGCGGCTCCGTCCTTCCACCTCTCGACACCTGGGAAATACCAGCAGTACGTGGGCAAGGTACGCGGCACAAAGCACGATTTTCTGAAGAACTCGTCAGGGTGCCGATCTTGACAACGACACCACCTCGAGGTGTCGTCCTTGATCCTTTCGCAGGGAGCGGCACTTCGCTCGTATTCGCACGAAAACATGGTTTCCGTGCGATTGGTATTGACGCGAAGCAAGAATACTGCGATGTGATGGTAAATCACCTCAAGAAAGTCATTGCAGAAGAAGTCGAAGACGACGACTGA
- a CDS encoding AAA family ATPase produces the protein MYLSSDAVVSAINVLRSTVHPFIGITFLACKRFALAVGSTAKVSLDSLTREHMDAHHRIDRRSAHYFQPFRSSGWWVVDKYPSSGLQTINTQTFITAFLHPRKSQNWGFARNYLSRIQRILSGQNLQSTVPADALAVWLFKDRNVGAISTYEELVDLFFAEFNINEEERTQLFADRSEALLTEERAFSPEPLEMTSVIREFPEPPDAQAEGGRTIKSLRLANAGPAQELSIEFGPRLSIITGDNGLGKSFLLDFTWWAATGSWAERQALPRQDVTSPVPVVEYSLAAASGRVLNFHANFNHREFRWVRPRDAMTVEALAVFSRADGSFAIADPARNTLNQSGIPVGSLTAFEVWNGRAGLIEGLVRDWIRWQTAADQKTFDLLVSVLKRLSPEDLGTLTPGKPVRLPNEPRDIPTIQHRYATIPVTHASSGVQRALLLAYLMIWSWREHELASQYLGREPLHRMMVLVDELEAHLHPKWQRIVLPALIGVGNLLSSDLAMQMIAATHSPMILASMEAEFDPSTDVLYHLFGDGPVVRLEEMPFIKYGDVSGWLTSPVFGLRHARSRGAEQAIEAAKSLQLVENPTAQQICDVSNQLKQHLAGDDKFWPRWLFFAEQHGVEL, from the coding sequence ATGTATCTTTCCTCAGACGCTGTGGTCTCTGCGATCAATGTCTTGAGATCGACTGTTCACCCGTTTATCGGCATAACCTTTCTTGCATGCAAACGGTTTGCGCTTGCTGTTGGTTCTACAGCAAAAGTAAGTTTGGACAGCTTGACCCGTGAGCACATGGACGCTCATCATCGAATCGATCGAAGGAGCGCCCATTACTTTCAGCCATTTCGTAGTTCAGGCTGGTGGGTCGTAGACAAGTATCCCTCCAGCGGCCTTCAGACCATCAACACCCAAACATTCATCACAGCTTTCCTGCACCCAAGGAAGTCACAAAATTGGGGTTTCGCTCGAAACTACCTGTCACGTATACAAAGAATATTATCTGGGCAGAATCTCCAGAGCACCGTTCCGGCCGATGCTCTCGCGGTTTGGCTTTTCAAGGATAGAAACGTCGGCGCAATAAGCACATACGAAGAACTCGTGGATTTGTTCTTCGCCGAATTCAACATAAACGAGGAAGAGCGCACGCAACTTTTCGCTGATCGGTCGGAGGCATTATTAACAGAAGAACGGGCATTCTCGCCTGAACCCCTCGAGATGACCTCAGTCATCCGCGAGTTTCCAGAGCCTCCCGATGCGCAAGCAGAGGGCGGACGCACGATCAAATCGCTAAGGTTGGCAAATGCTGGTCCCGCCCAAGAGTTGAGCATCGAGTTCGGCCCACGCCTTTCCATTATCACTGGCGACAATGGCTTGGGCAAATCTTTCCTATTGGATTTCACGTGGTGGGCTGCAACCGGAAGTTGGGCCGAACGTCAGGCGCTCCCTCGACAGGATGTGACGTCACCTGTTCCCGTCGTCGAATACTCCCTCGCAGCGGCGTCAGGCCGGGTGCTGAATTTCCACGCGAACTTTAACCACAGAGAGTTCCGATGGGTCCGTCCGCGCGATGCGATGACTGTGGAAGCATTAGCGGTGTTCTCACGTGCGGACGGCTCTTTCGCGATCGCGGATCCAGCCCGGAATACTCTCAATCAGTCGGGGATTCCGGTCGGAAGCCTCACAGCGTTTGAAGTTTGGAATGGCCGTGCTGGCCTTATTGAAGGGTTAGTACGTGATTGGATACGCTGGCAAACGGCCGCGGACCAGAAGACCTTCGACCTTCTCGTTTCAGTCCTAAAGCGACTATCACCCGAAGACCTTGGAACGTTGACACCAGGCAAGCCTGTGCGCTTGCCGAATGAACCTCGCGACATACCAACGATCCAACATCGCTATGCCACCATTCCAGTCACGCATGCATCCTCTGGGGTGCAGCGCGCGCTTCTATTGGCCTATCTGATGATTTGGTCTTGGCGCGAGCACGAACTTGCCTCTCAATATCTGGGGCGAGAACCCTTGCACAGAATGATGGTTCTCGTTGACGAACTGGAAGCGCATCTTCATCCAAAATGGCAGCGGATCGTTCTCCCAGCGCTTATTGGCGTCGGCAATTTACTCAGCAGTGATCTTGCCATGCAAATGATCGCAGCAACCCACTCGCCAATGATCCTTGCTTCCATGGAGGCTGAGTTCGACCCCTCTACGGACGTCTTATATCATTTATTTGGCGACGGCCCCGTGGTCCGCTTGGAGGAGATGCCCTTCATCAAATACGGAGACGTATCCGGGTGGCTCACATCACCTGTCTTCGGACTACGTCACGCTCGATCAAGAGGGGCTGAGCAGGCCATTGAAGCAGCCAAATCGCTTCAGTTGGTCGAAAATCCAACGGCTCAGCAGATATGCGACGTTTCAAATCAATTAAAGCAGCATCTCGCGGGAGATGACAAGTTTTGGCCTCGGTGGCTCTTTTTCGCGGAGCAGCATGGTGTTGAGTTATGA
- a CDS encoding glycosyltransferase family 2 protein, which translates to MSESRVSVVMPTYNAERFLRRPVESVLAQSHRELELLVADDGSTDGSVALVEAYARRDPRVRLLRAERNGGVAAARNRGIAAATGRYIAFLDSDDWWHPSKLEHQLAAMRKAGAAIAYTVYQRVAEDGRVLGVVRPPAEVGYWDMLRSNHIGNCTGIYDRRLGDGEFRAIGHEDYAFWLGMLRKAGRAICAPGAEPLAFYLVRNGSVSANKLRAARWQWRIYREVERLGLLASARYMLHYVVHALAKRRRISTTCPDSTRDAPTSLRLTG; encoded by the coding sequence ATGAGCGAATCTCGCGTCAGCGTCGTGATGCCGACGTACAACGCCGAGCGCTTCCTGCGCCGGCCGGTGGAATCGGTCCTGGCGCAGAGCCACCGCGAGCTGGAGCTGCTGGTCGCCGACGATGGCTCGACCGACGGCTCGGTTGCCCTGGTCGAGGCCTACGCGCGCCGTGATCCGCGCGTGCGCCTGCTGCGGGCCGAGCGCAATGGCGGCGTGGCGGCGGCGCGCAATCGCGGCATTGCCGCGGCGACGGGCCGCTACATCGCGTTTCTCGACAGCGACGACTGGTGGCATCCGAGCAAGCTCGAGCACCAGCTTGCGGCGATGCGGAAGGCCGGCGCGGCGATCGCCTACACCGTCTACCAGCGGGTGGCCGAGGACGGCCGCGTCCTCGGCGTCGTACGGCCGCCAGCCGAAGTTGGTTATTGGGATATGCTGCGCAGCAACCATATCGGTAACTGCACCGGCATTTACGACCGGCGCTTGGGCGATGGCGAGTTTCGGGCGATCGGGCACGAGGACTATGCGTTCTGGCTGGGCATGCTGCGCAAGGCCGGCCGCGCGATCTGCGCCCCCGGGGCCGAACCGCTCGCGTTCTATCTCGTGCGCAATGGTTCGGTGTCGGCGAACAAGCTACGCGCGGCGCGCTGGCAGTGGCGCATCTACCGCGAGGTCGAGCGGCTGGGCCTATTGGCGAGCGCTCGTTACATGTTGCACTATGTCGTCCACGCGTTGGCCAAGCGCCGGCGCATCAGCACAACATGCCCGGATTCCACGCGTGACGCGCCTACGTCGCTCCGCCTCACTGGCTGA